The following are encoded in a window of Candidatus Eisenbacteria bacterium genomic DNA:
- a CDS encoding aminotransferase class III-fold pyridoxal phosphate-dependent enzyme: MPHAPRTLSVPAPLLLLTRAEGVHVWDSAGRRYLDATSGAFCAQLGYSRPDLVEAMSEAASRVPHARPSISDSEHARAYRRRLLAAAGAPYKRAVLTSSGSEAVDVALKIAHRYQVACGNPERTRVAYLAGHYHGATLGALSVTGYSTRRAPYEAAVGPGRGGPSAFCARCFRGLSYPSCRVACADAAVGTEPPAAFILETIPGAGLGVVVPPPGYLARVRTLCDGSGALWIADEVLTGFGRTGALFSWQRLAEQSPDAKAEPDLVVFGKGAGAGYAPLAGVLIADRILRTLEPEEFRHVQTYGGNPVAAAVGSRVLDALESGKLYERVREAEAIYREAFEPLRALDSVFDVRGLGALWGIELAESRAGAPFPREAGVAERVAAACRERGVLVHAGSGVVDGTRGDFVVLAPPLVTEDDSIVEIATALRDSIAQVTGA, translated from the coding sequence ATGCCACACGCGCCACGAACCCTTTCCGTTCCGGCCCCGCTCCTCCTCCTCACGCGAGCGGAGGGAGTCCACGTGTGGGACAGCGCCGGAAGGCGCTACCTCGACGCCACGTCCGGCGCGTTCTGCGCCCAACTCGGCTACTCGCGGCCGGATCTCGTGGAGGCGATGAGCGAGGCGGCGTCCCGCGTGCCGCACGCGAGACCCTCGATTTCCGATTCCGAGCATGCGCGCGCGTACCGCAGGCGGCTCCTCGCGGCCGCGGGCGCGCCGTACAAGCGGGCCGTGCTGACGTCCTCGGGAAGCGAGGCCGTCGACGTCGCGCTGAAGATCGCGCATCGCTACCAGGTCGCGTGCGGGAATCCGGAGCGCACGAGGGTGGCCTACCTCGCCGGCCACTACCATGGCGCGACGCTCGGGGCGCTGAGCGTCACGGGATACTCCACGCGCCGCGCCCCGTACGAGGCCGCGGTCGGTCCCGGTCGCGGCGGCCCATCGGCGTTTTGCGCGCGCTGCTTTCGCGGACTCTCCTATCCGTCGTGCCGCGTCGCGTGCGCCGACGCGGCGGTGGGAACCGAGCCGCCCGCCGCGTTCATCCTCGAGACCATCCCGGGGGCGGGTCTCGGGGTCGTGGTGCCGCCTCCCGGCTACTTGGCCCGCGTGCGCACGCTCTGCGACGGATCGGGGGCGCTCTGGATCGCGGACGAGGTGCTGACCGGATTCGGGAGAACGGGCGCGCTCTTCTCATGGCAGCGGCTCGCGGAGCAGAGCCCCGACGCGAAGGCCGAGCCCGACCTGGTCGTGTTCGGGAAGGGCGCCGGCGCGGGCTACGCTCCCTTGGCCGGCGTGCTGATCGCAGACCGGATCCTCCGTACGCTCGAGCCCGAGGAGTTCCGGCACGTCCAGACGTACGGAGGGAACCCCGTGGCCGCGGCCGTGGGAAGCCGTGTGCTCGACGCGCTGGAGTCCGGGAAACTCTACGAGCGCGTGCGGGAGGCGGAGGCGATCTACCGGGAGGCGTTCGAGCCGCTTCGGGCGCTCGACTCCGTGTTCGACGTGCGCGGCCTCGGCGCTCTCTGGGGAATCGAGCTCGCGGAGAGCCGCGCGGGAGCGCCGTTCCCTCGGGAGGCCGGCGTCGCGGAACGCGTCGCCGCGGCTTGCCGGGAACGGGGCGTTCTCGTGCACGCGGGATCTGGAGTCGTGGACGGCACGAGGGGGGACTTCGTGGTCCTCGCGCCGCCGCTCGTCACGGAGGACGATTCCATCGTGGAGATCGCGACGGCGCTTCGCGATTCCATCGCGCAGGTGACGGGCGCGTGA
- a CDS encoding M23 family metallopeptidase — MPRLPGTRLERAFRGLDVIQIVVSSAAILVAGFLSSGAAFLGAAFAGAMLVGAALAEPGTQGSAAASAKPPSSDDRVMPVAGAFVYPVGDELDFKKAASGSAYGWYVSDPYLALRGSKKQRMHYGVDLSCGRGGDPVRAIGSGVVMVADANALVKVVTKKRVKVAVTPKEGAGAKGAKAAKGGKSAKGAKPKKTYKTVTKTRTTWKWRTGWGNYVVLRHLLPNGETVYSLYAHLAPKSVTVKTGDIVVAGEPIGKVGKSGRASSPHLHLELRRNAPADEGEEDGDADEDEGADADAVAVAVAERSTVQSRTFARLDTVDPLAFLDGHVRRYEDLEPGSWEARYALAACRDGLAFAEGDEFEPDDAVTRGDYYASLVSAFGLSTAFPSRDWSSTLASLVDAGVVSGEAARVERERETVTRSEALEILLRCLDRHRARAHNLGSLDAMAVSRDFNRHFAGSDAADRAEREAKAAAEEETRLKKKAEADRVAKARKQAKAAGKSPSRVKSKSVPEVRPVPILDPGFESLAQSEKKLTRAEVCLLLASAMRPQKERYSALQRAAIRVASVGVAEPVERAR; from the coding sequence TTGCCGCGGCTCCCAGGAACGCGCCTCGAACGCGCTTTCCGGGGGCTCGACGTCATCCAGATCGTCGTCTCGAGCGCCGCGATCCTCGTCGCGGGCTTCCTCTCCTCGGGCGCCGCGTTCCTCGGCGCGGCATTCGCGGGCGCGATGCTCGTGGGCGCCGCCCTCGCCGAGCCGGGGACGCAGGGATCCGCGGCGGCCTCGGCAAAGCCTCCCTCCTCCGATGACCGGGTCATGCCGGTGGCCGGCGCGTTCGTCTACCCGGTGGGCGACGAGCTCGACTTCAAGAAGGCCGCGTCCGGCTCCGCATACGGGTGGTACGTCTCCGATCCCTACCTCGCGCTTCGGGGCTCGAAGAAGCAGCGCATGCACTACGGCGTCGATCTCTCGTGCGGACGCGGAGGCGATCCGGTGCGGGCGATCGGATCGGGCGTCGTGATGGTCGCGGACGCGAACGCGCTCGTGAAGGTCGTGACGAAGAAGCGCGTGAAGGTGGCGGTGACTCCGAAGGAGGGCGCCGGCGCGAAGGGCGCGAAGGCTGCGAAGGGCGGGAAGAGTGCGAAGGGCGCGAAGCCGAAGAAGACCTACAAGACCGTCACGAAGACGCGCACCACCTGGAAGTGGCGGACCGGCTGGGGCAACTACGTGGTCCTCCGGCATCTCCTCCCGAACGGGGAGACCGTGTACTCGCTCTACGCGCACCTCGCGCCGAAGTCGGTGACGGTGAAGACGGGAGACATCGTCGTGGCGGGCGAGCCGATCGGCAAGGTCGGGAAGTCCGGGCGCGCGAGCTCGCCCCACCTCCACCTCGAGCTGCGGCGCAACGCTCCCGCGGACGAGGGCGAGGAGGATGGGGACGCCGACGAGGACGAGGGCGCGGATGCCGATGCGGTTGCGGTTGCGGTTGCCGAGCGGTCCACGGTCCAGTCGCGCACGTTCGCGAGGCTCGACACGGTGGATCCGCTCGCATTCCTGGACGGCCACGTTCGCCGGTACGAGGATCTCGAGCCGGGATCCTGGGAAGCTCGCTACGCGCTCGCGGCATGCCGGGACGGTCTCGCGTTCGCGGAGGGGGACGAGTTCGAGCCCGACGATGCGGTGACCCGCGGGGATTACTACGCCTCGCTCGTGTCCGCGTTCGGCCTGTCCACCGCGTTCCCGTCGCGGGACTGGTCCTCGACCCTGGCTTCTCTCGTGGACGCGGGGGTGGTGAGCGGTGAGGCCGCGCGTGTCGAGCGGGAGCGCGAGACCGTGACGCGATCCGAGGCGCTCGAGATCCTGCTGCGGTGCCTGGACCGCCACCGGGCTCGTGCCCACAACCTGGGCTCGCTCGACGCCATGGCCGTGTCGCGGGACTTCAACCGCCATTTCGCGGGGAGCGACGCGGCGGACCGAGCGGAGCGCGAAGCGAAGGCGGCGGCCGAGGAGGAGACGCGCCTCAAGAAGAAGGCCGAGGCCGATCGCGTTGCGAAGGCACGGAAGCAGGCCAAGGCGGCGGGCAAGAGCCCCTCGCGCGTGAAGTCGAAGTCCGTTCCCGAGGTGAGGCCGGTCCCGATTCTGGACCCGGGGTTCGAGTCGCTCGCCCAGTCGGAGAAGAAGCTGACGCGCGCCGAGGTGTGCCTCCTCCTCGCGAGCGCCATGCGACCCCAGAAGGAGCGCTACTCCGCGCTCCAGCGCGCCGCCATCCGTGTCGCCTCGGTAGGGGTGGCGGAACCCGTCGAGCGGGCGCGATAG
- a CDS encoding serine hydrolase yields the protein MVRSAALVLGALFLLEGSALTEARGQGVDPALPASAGTSSGGASAPSLGAGTVLLAAAPTASTTKKRRKRSTRKRRRPAPLRLPAVTPYGIPRLNVKAAYVVDATNNRVLFTKNPEQVLPIASLTKLVTAMVFLQTDPDWDRVIEMTPEDIRNSSKTRIRSREEITVRDLFHMSLMSSDNAATKALVRTCGVGHIDFISRMNSMADSLGLSGSHFVEPTGLSERNVSTAQDMAKILNLASQDPVIGAITQKTEYKFVSNKKLHQLVNTNRLLRASQWTVTSGKTGFIREAGYCLVTNVKAPTGADITAVVLGAPSNALRFAEARRILDWTFRFGLSRTETLETD from the coding sequence GTGGTCCGATCTGCGGCGCTGGTCCTGGGGGCGCTGTTCCTGCTGGAAGGCTCCGCCCTGACGGAGGCCCGCGGCCAGGGGGTCGACCCCGCCCTGCCGGCCTCCGCCGGGACGTCTTCCGGAGGGGCGTCCGCCCCGAGCCTCGGCGCGGGCACGGTCCTGCTGGCCGCCGCCCCGACCGCCTCGACGACCAAGAAGCGCCGGAAGCGGTCCACCCGGAAGCGCCGCCGGCCCGCTCCGCTACGCCTCCCGGCCGTCACCCCGTACGGCATTCCGCGCCTCAACGTGAAGGCCGCGTACGTGGTCGACGCCACGAACAACCGGGTCCTCTTCACCAAGAACCCGGAGCAGGTGCTTCCGATCGCGAGCCTCACCAAGCTCGTCACGGCGATGGTGTTCCTCCAGACGGATCCCGACTGGGATCGCGTGATCGAGATGACCCCCGAAGACATCCGGAATTCCAGCAAGACCCGGATCCGCTCCCGGGAGGAGATCACGGTGCGCGACCTCTTCCACATGTCGCTCATGTCGTCGGACAACGCGGCGACCAAGGCGCTCGTCCGCACGTGCGGCGTCGGACACATCGACTTCATCTCGAGGATGAACTCGATGGCCGATTCGCTGGGACTCTCCGGCTCCCACTTCGTGGAGCCCACGGGCCTGAGCGAGCGGAACGTCTCGACCGCGCAGGACATGGCGAAGATCCTGAACCTCGCTTCCCAGGACCCCGTGATCGGCGCGATCACGCAGAAGACCGAGTACAAGTTCGTCTCGAACAAGAAGCTCCATCAGCTCGTCAACACGAACCGGCTGCTCCGTGCCAGCCAGTGGACCGTCACGAGCGGCAAGACCGGATTCATCCGTGAAGCCGGCTACTGCCTCGTCACGAACGTCAAGGCCCCGACCGGCGCCGACATCACCGCGGTGGTGCTCGGCGCTCCGAGCAACGCTCTGCGCTTTGCCGAAGCGAGACGCATTCTCGACTGGACCTTCCGCTTCGGACTGTCCCGAACCGAGACCCTGGAGACGGATTAG
- a CDS encoding PDZ domain-containing protein has product MNTKVARWPLLGLAAGSLCLALSAAPAVAHPHEEDDAHSTPPRVRVDRGHSGEEAQVQGGYLGVRVQDIDPELKQARDLPSTEGALVNRVEDESPAEKAGLKRGDVIVRLDGEEIEDSAELIREMREKKPGATIQIAAVRAGERKNFEVTLGTRPPQRYGDVTRWHVRELDDLPERMERIRVGRDEVRRQLDDLEREVQSLQEEVRELREELRARNESRED; this is encoded by the coding sequence ATGAACACGAAGGTCGCCCGCTGGCCCCTGCTGGGTCTGGCGGCAGGGTCCCTGTGCCTGGCGCTCTCGGCGGCGCCCGCGGTGGCCCACCCACACGAGGAGGACGACGCTCACTCGACGCCGCCGCGCGTCCGCGTCGATCGCGGCCACAGCGGTGAGGAAGCCCAGGTCCAGGGGGGCTATCTCGGCGTCCGTGTCCAGGACATCGACCCCGAGCTGAAGCAGGCCCGGGATCTCCCGAGCACCGAGGGAGCCCTCGTGAACCGCGTGGAGGATGAGAGCCCGGCCGAGAAAGCCGGCCTGAAGCGCGGCGACGTGATCGTGCGTCTCGACGGCGAGGAGATCGAGGACTCCGCCGAGCTGATCCGCGAGATGCGCGAGAAGAAGCCGGGCGCGACGATCCAGATCGCGGCCGTCCGTGCGGGCGAGCGCAAGAACTTCGAGGTCACGCTCGGCACCCGCCCCCCGCAGCGCTACGGAGACGTGACGCGCTGGCACGTGAGGGAACTGGACGACCTGCCCGAGCGGATGGAGCGGATCCGGGTGGGCCGGGACGAGGTCCGCCGCCAGCTGGATGACCTGGAGCGCGAGGTCCAGAGCTTGCAGGAAGAAGTCCGGGAACTGCGGGAAGAGCTCCGGGCCCGGAACGAGAGCCGAGAAGACTAA
- a CDS encoding right-handed parallel beta-helix repeat-containing protein, which translates to MRADRPAILTTAGCLALAGMLAVTVLLSAATPADAAVHVPRTHRTIQAGIDAASAGDTIFVSPGTYTGPFTIKKKVLLFGAQGPDTTILDGGDAARVLSVEGVSGGGIVGFTIRRGRSNSGGGIHIVRSSGFLVAGNILEKNWESAISIWQSENVDVRDCRFIENQGSAITMTSSTGLIRSCEFLRNRGNSGGAIALVSSRILFPIRGCNFEGNHADGANGGAILADSSEALVLEGWFEKNTAKLAGGAVAVVRGSRVTLSRSRFTENEASTGGAVQVDQATLTAGLCVFDLNRAKGAAGAAMTIVGRGPAGVNPTIQSNTFYRNAAAEGGGTIWAAERVSPEIVKNIFVMAPQQRTFVGIQQSTPHFECNLVHDPSGAALASLPSADTLVGDPLFCDEAKGDFYLRDLSPAVLASCGPIGALPKKCASFKMVPSK; encoded by the coding sequence TTGCGAGCTGATCGCCCCGCGATCCTCACGACGGCAGGATGCCTGGCGCTCGCGGGGATGCTCGCGGTCACGGTCCTCCTCTCGGCGGCCACGCCCGCCGATGCGGCCGTCCACGTTCCGCGCACGCACCGCACGATCCAGGCCGGAATCGACGCGGCCTCGGCCGGCGACACGATCTTCGTGTCTCCCGGGACCTACACGGGCCCATTCACGATCAAGAAGAAGGTCCTCCTCTTCGGCGCTCAAGGCCCGGACACGACGATCCTCGACGGCGGCGACGCCGCGCGTGTTCTCTCGGTGGAGGGCGTCTCGGGCGGCGGCATCGTCGGATTCACGATTCGCCGCGGGCGATCCAATTCGGGAGGCGGCATCCACATCGTCCGCTCCTCGGGCTTCCTCGTGGCGGGAAACATCCTCGAGAAGAACTGGGAGAGCGCGATCTCGATCTGGCAGTCGGAGAACGTGGACGTGCGCGACTGCCGGTTCATCGAGAACCAGGGGAGCGCCATCACGATGACCTCGTCCACGGGTCTCATCCGCTCGTGCGAATTCCTGAGGAACCGCGGGAACTCGGGCGGCGCGATCGCGCTCGTCTCCTCGCGGATCCTCTTCCCGATCCGCGGGTGCAACTTCGAAGGAAATCACGCGGACGGAGCGAACGGCGGCGCGATCCTCGCCGATTCGTCCGAGGCGCTCGTCCTCGAGGGCTGGTTCGAGAAGAACACGGCCAAGCTCGCGGGGGGCGCCGTCGCGGTCGTGCGCGGATCGCGCGTGACGCTCTCCCGCAGCCGGTTCACCGAGAACGAAGCCTCCACGGGCGGGGCCGTCCAGGTCGATCAGGCGACGTTGACCGCGGGACTCTGCGTGTTCGATCTGAACCGCGCGAAGGGCGCCGCGGGAGCGGCGATGACGATCGTCGGAAGAGGTCCCGCGGGCGTGAATCCCACCATCCAGAGCAACACCTTCTACCGGAACGCCGCCGCCGAGGGCGGTGGCACCATCTGGGCCGCGGAACGGGTCTCGCCCGAGATCGTGAAGAACATCTTCGTCATGGCGCCCCAGCAGAGGACGTTCGTGGGAATCCAGCAGTCCACGCCGCACTTCGAGTGCAACCTGGTTCACGATCCGAGCGGGGCGGCGCTGGCGAGCCTGCCGTCCGCGGACACCCTCGTCGGCGATCCTCTGTTCTGCGACGAAGCGAAGGGGGACTTCTACCTCCGGGACCTCTCCCCCGCGGTCCTCGCGAGCTGCGGCCCGATCGGCGCGCTCCCGAAGAAGTGCGCCAGCTTCAAGATGGTCCCCTCGAAGTAA
- a CDS encoding pitrilysin family protein, protein MTPDPIVETAVAVTVETSRVVLPNGLVLIVRENHANPSIALQGLVKAGALFDPPGKSGLGAFVAAMLDQGTATRTAFEQASAVESLGASLRFEGGSETVSFHGNMLSGDLEEVLAALADALRNPVFPPEPIEQIRGELVNEYRIAENNTSSVAARRANELLYPSEHPYHHPPAGTESSLLAITRDDLAGFHARHYGPERTLLVLVGDVTAARASELVEAAFGSWERAKDAPPFRVPGVPAPKAPRTMAVPRPGKSQTDVVVALPGVARTDPDFYAAMMMNYVLGGASLSSRLMDSLRDREGLVYGVYSGLMSGIGAGPIQIRAGTNPANAGRATAAILEEISKLHRDGPTEQEMEEAKGYLTGVFPVRLETNAGVAGQLLTAELYGLGLDYIERYLSIIRGVTRDQAHQAARKFLRTEAYALVTAGPVEEGAVAS, encoded by the coding sequence ATGACGCCCGATCCGATCGTCGAGACCGCCGTGGCCGTGACCGTCGAGACCAGCCGGGTGGTCCTTCCGAACGGCCTGGTCCTGATCGTTCGCGAGAACCACGCGAACCCGTCCATCGCGCTCCAGGGACTCGTGAAGGCCGGCGCGCTCTTCGATCCGCCCGGGAAGAGCGGGCTCGGCGCGTTCGTCGCGGCCATGCTCGACCAGGGCACCGCCACGCGAACCGCGTTCGAGCAGGCCTCGGCCGTCGAGAGCCTGGGCGCGTCCCTCCGATTCGAGGGAGGCTCCGAGACCGTCTCGTTCCACGGGAACATGCTGTCCGGAGACCTGGAGGAAGTGCTCGCCGCGCTCGCGGACGCGCTCCGCAATCCCGTGTTCCCGCCCGAGCCGATCGAGCAGATCCGGGGCGAGCTCGTGAACGAGTACCGGATCGCGGAGAACAACACGTCCAGCGTCGCGGCCCGGCGCGCGAACGAGCTCCTCTATCCCTCGGAGCATCCGTATCACCATCCGCCCGCGGGAACGGAGTCCTCGCTCCTCGCGATCACGCGCGACGACCTCGCCGGGTTCCACGCGCGCCACTACGGCCCCGAGCGGACGCTGCTCGTGCTCGTGGGAGACGTGACGGCGGCCCGGGCATCGGAGCTCGTCGAGGCGGCGTTCGGGTCGTGGGAGCGCGCGAAGGACGCGCCGCCCTTCCGCGTTCCCGGCGTGCCCGCGCCCAAGGCGCCGCGCACGATGGCGGTGCCGCGCCCCGGAAAGTCGCAGACCGATGTCGTCGTCGCGCTCCCCGGCGTGGCCCGCACCGATCCCGACTTCTACGCCGCCATGATGATGAACTACGTGCTCGGCGGCGCGTCGCTCTCCAGCCGGCTCATGGACAGCCTTCGCGACCGCGAAGGGCTCGTCTACGGCGTCTACTCCGGCCTGATGTCGGGGATCGGCGCGGGACCGATCCAGATCCGCGCGGGGACGAACCCGGCCAACGCGGGACGCGCGACCGCCGCGATCCTGGAGGAGATCTCGAAGCTCCACCGGGACGGACCGACGGAGCAGGAGATGGAAGAGGCGAAGGGCTATCTCACGGGCGTCTTCCCCGTCCGGCTCGAGACGAATGCCGGCGTCGCGGGACAGCTCCTCACGGCCGAGCTCTACGGACTCGGGCTCGACTACATCGAGCGCTACCTCTCGATCATCCGCGGCGTCACACGGGATCAGGCGCACCAGGCCGCGCGGAAGTTCCTGCGCACCGAGGCGTACGCGCTGGTCACCGCGGGACCCGTCGAGGAGGGCGCCGTTGCGAGCTGA
- a CDS encoding pitrilysin family protein, with the protein MTDTLTAFASPVRETKLSNGLTVLVQPVHTAPVVSFMVWYKVGSRNENAGITGISHLLEHMMFKGTPRYGKGEIARTLQRHGASFNAGTSLDYTCYYEVLAKDRLEIAMDIEADRMVNASIPEEEHRLEMTVVRSELERNEDNPHRALYQETFAQAFQAHPYHWPTIGWRTDVEQITTEEIRDYYRTHYVPNNATVVVVGDVPADRALDLVERSFGGIPKGPEPPPMRIVEPPQRGERRFKLRKSGDTRYLMVSWRNPALVHPDNYALDVLSMILGHGRTSRLYRALVEGKLATEVDAGNETARDPFLLIARATVAPGATLDQVEQGLYREVERLQREPATDAEMSRAKRQVEASFVYAKDSIRSLAQQLGYFETVATYRYLETYLDHVRAVGTDEVQRVAREYLTEETRTVGHYDPVPGEAP; encoded by the coding sequence ATGACCGACACGCTCACGGCATTCGCTTCTCCCGTTCGGGAAACGAAGCTCTCGAACGGCCTCACGGTTCTCGTCCAGCCGGTCCACACCGCCCCGGTCGTCTCCTTCATGGTCTGGTACAAGGTGGGCTCGCGAAACGAGAACGCGGGGATCACGGGCATCTCGCACCTCCTCGAGCACATGATGTTCAAGGGCACGCCGCGCTACGGGAAGGGCGAGATCGCCCGCACGCTTCAAAGACACGGCGCCTCCTTCAACGCGGGGACCTCGCTCGACTACACCTGCTACTACGAAGTGCTCGCGAAGGATCGCCTCGAGATCGCGATGGACATCGAGGCGGACCGGATGGTGAACGCGTCGATCCCCGAGGAGGAGCACCGCCTCGAGATGACGGTGGTCCGTTCCGAGCTCGAGCGGAACGAGGACAATCCGCACCGCGCGCTCTACCAGGAGACCTTCGCGCAGGCCTTCCAGGCACACCCCTACCACTGGCCGACGATCGGCTGGCGCACGGACGTGGAGCAGATCACGACCGAGGAGATCCGCGACTACTACCGCACCCACTACGTGCCGAACAACGCCACGGTGGTCGTGGTGGGCGACGTTCCGGCGGACCGGGCGCTCGATCTGGTGGAGCGGTCCTTCGGCGGGATCCCGAAAGGGCCCGAGCCCCCGCCCATGCGCATCGTGGAGCCGCCGCAGCGCGGCGAGCGCCGGTTCAAGCTCCGGAAATCGGGCGATACGCGCTACCTCATGGTGTCCTGGCGCAATCCCGCGCTCGTGCACCCGGACAACTACGCGCTCGACGTCCTCAGCATGATCCTGGGACACGGCCGCACGTCCCGGCTCTACCGCGCCCTGGTCGAGGGGAAGCTCGCGACCGAGGTCGACGCCGGGAACGAGACGGCCCGCGACCCGTTCCTCCTCATCGCGCGCGCCACGGTGGCGCCGGGCGCGACGCTCGATCAGGTGGAGCAGGGACTCTATCGCGAGGTGGAGCGGCTCCAGCGGGAGCCCGCCACCGACGCCGAGATGAGCCGGGCGAAGCGCCAGGTGGAGGCGTCGTTCGTGTACGCGAAGGACTCGATCCGGAGCCTGGCGCAGCAACTGGGGTACTTCGAGACGGTGGCCACCTACCGATACCTGGAAACCTACCTCGACCACGTCCGGGCCGTGGGAACGGATGAAGTGCAACGCGTGGCGCGCGAGTACCTTACCGAGGAGACGCGCACCGTCGGGCACTACGATCCCGTTCCCGGGGAGGCCCCATGA